Proteins from one Malania oleifera isolate guangnan ecotype guangnan chromosome 4, ASM2987363v1, whole genome shotgun sequence genomic window:
- the LOC131153440 gene encoding serine/threonine-protein kinase ZRK1-like isoform X1, with protein sequence MVCSQKGQGSKMSVCLRMKKKREARDEASFIKNGSMLMQELISFCNGKCNPIRNFTTKEIERVTNNYDTLSLCLARDCRLYKGFLQDRPVFVKKFGGEFVVHQFVVNSIVIGSRMSVHKNVLRLIGCCLEAQTPILVHEFAENGSLESSLCSSRGTHRQPLAWKCRLRIAMDIANVVAYLHTAFSRPIIHRDIRAASILLDKHNVAKLSDFSLCISIPDGESHVKDVVRGRIGYIAPEYLNTGFVNEKVDVFAFGMLLFVLLIGQRWFCEDEHANVDSFVLSNLEGLDLENSLLSEVVDPSILEEEGWPGKEQQLQDLAALAFKCTNKKAEDRPMMMEVAKQLRQIDRQVIGAR encoded by the exons ATGGTCTGTTCTCAAAAAG GTCAGGGGAGCAAGATGAGTGTGTGCttgagaatgaagaagaagagagaagcgAGAGATGAGGCATCATTTATAAAAAATGGAAGTATGTTGATGCAGGAGCTGATTTCCTTTTGTAATGGAAAATGTAATCCTATTCGTAACTTCACTACCAAAGAGATCGAGAGAGTAACAAATAATTATGACACACTTTCTTTATGTTTGGCACGAGATTGTAGATTATACAAGGGTTTTCTTCAAGACAGACCAGTTTTTGTTAAGAAGTTTGGCGGTGAATTTGTGGTGCATCAATTTGTTGTTAATAGCATTGTGATTGGATCAAGGATGAGTGTCCACAAGAATGTTCTGAGGCTTATAGGATGCTGCTTAGAGGCCCAAACTCCAATTCTAGTGCATGAATTTGCAGAGAATGGAAGTCTTGAAAGTAGTCTCTGCAGTTCCCGTGGAACACATCGACAGCCTTTAGCTTGGAAATGTAGGCTGAGGATCGCAATGGATATAGCTAATGTAGTTGCGTACCTCCACACTgcattttctaggcccataatcCACAGGGATATTAGAGCTGCATCGATTCTATTGGATAAACATAATGTGGCCAAATTGTCTGATTTCTCACTGTGCATTTCCATTCCTGACGGGGAATCACACGTAAAAGATGTTGTGAGGGGAAGAATAGGGTACATTGCACCTGAATATTTAAATACTGGTTTTGTGAACGAGAAAGTGGATGTTTTTGCTTTCGGTATGCTTCTATTTGTGCTTCTGATTGGACAACGCTGGTTTTGTGAGGATGAGCATGCGAATGTTGATTCTTTTGTTCTATCCAATCTCGAGGGACTTGATCTTGAAAACAGTCTGCTTAGTGAGGTTGTGGATCCTTCAATATTGGAAGAGGAAGGTTGGCCTGGGAAAGAGCAGCAGTTGCAAGATCTTGCAGCACTTGCGTTTAAATGCACCAATAAAAAAGCGGAAGATAGGCCAATGATGATGGAGGTGGCAAAACAGCTTAGGCAAATTGACAG ACAAGTCATTGGAGCAAGATGA
- the LOC131153440 gene encoding serine/threonine-protein kinase ZRK1-like isoform X2, giving the protein MVCSQKGQGSKMSVCLRMKKKREARDEASFIKNGSMLMQELISFCNGKCNPIRNFTTKEIERVTNNYDTLSLCLARDCRLYKGFLQDRPVFVKKFGGEFVVHQFVVNSIVIGSRMSVHKNVLRLIGCCLEAQTPILVHEFAENGSLESSLCSSRGTHRQPLAWKCRLRIAMDIANVVAYLHTAFSRPIIHRDIRAASILLDKHNVAKLSDFSLCISIPDGESHVKDVVRGRIGYIAPEYLNTGFVNEKVDVFAFGMLLFVLLIGQRWFCEDEHANVDSFVLSNLEGLDLENSLLSEVVDPSILEEEGWPGKEQQLQDLAALAFKCTNKKAEDRPMMMEVAKQLRQIDSCSN; this is encoded by the exons ATGGTCTGTTCTCAAAAAG GTCAGGGGAGCAAGATGAGTGTGTGCttgagaatgaagaagaagagagaagcgAGAGATGAGGCATCATTTATAAAAAATGGAAGTATGTTGATGCAGGAGCTGATTTCCTTTTGTAATGGAAAATGTAATCCTATTCGTAACTTCACTACCAAAGAGATCGAGAGAGTAACAAATAATTATGACACACTTTCTTTATGTTTGGCACGAGATTGTAGATTATACAAGGGTTTTCTTCAAGACAGACCAGTTTTTGTTAAGAAGTTTGGCGGTGAATTTGTGGTGCATCAATTTGTTGTTAATAGCATTGTGATTGGATCAAGGATGAGTGTCCACAAGAATGTTCTGAGGCTTATAGGATGCTGCTTAGAGGCCCAAACTCCAATTCTAGTGCATGAATTTGCAGAGAATGGAAGTCTTGAAAGTAGTCTCTGCAGTTCCCGTGGAACACATCGACAGCCTTTAGCTTGGAAATGTAGGCTGAGGATCGCAATGGATATAGCTAATGTAGTTGCGTACCTCCACACTgcattttctaggcccataatcCACAGGGATATTAGAGCTGCATCGATTCTATTGGATAAACATAATGTGGCCAAATTGTCTGATTTCTCACTGTGCATTTCCATTCCTGACGGGGAATCACACGTAAAAGATGTTGTGAGGGGAAGAATAGGGTACATTGCACCTGAATATTTAAATACTGGTTTTGTGAACGAGAAAGTGGATGTTTTTGCTTTCGGTATGCTTCTATTTGTGCTTCTGATTGGACAACGCTGGTTTTGTGAGGATGAGCATGCGAATGTTGATTCTTTTGTTCTATCCAATCTCGAGGGACTTGATCTTGAAAACAGTCTGCTTAGTGAGGTTGTGGATCCTTCAATATTGGAAGAGGAAGGTTGGCCTGGGAAAGAGCAGCAGTTGCAAGATCTTGCAGCACTTGCGTTTAAATGCACCAATAAAAAAGCGGAAGATAGGCCAATGATGATGGAGGTGGCAAAACAGCTTAGGCAAATTGACAG